One Endozoicomonas gorgoniicola DNA window includes the following coding sequences:
- the fadB gene encoding fatty acid oxidation complex subunit alpha FadB, whose protein sequence is MLFKGQYFNILTIEPGIAELVFDTAGKPNILSQQSVQELGEAVSVLKQHQDLKGLLIRSGKKDFCLGADITEFTQLFRNGDEAELKDKLQFAHSVMNAIEDLPVPVVAAVAGNALGGGCELALAADFRIVATSASLGLPEVRLGIIPGWGGTVRLPRIVGVEKAIELITGSKTVKATDALHFGMVDGVVDDDNLQASALATLKRAIAGELDWQKRKEECRSPMNLSEPERTLAIATASGLVSKAAGKFYVAPMAALNNIAKNITQERDQALSFEREAFTHCAQTEVAQCLIGIYLADTAVKARGRQQAGEHKGPETAAIIGAGIMGGGIAYQSASKGVRVTMKDINQSALDLGMSEVSGLLLKRLSKKRIKPEQMVEVLNRIVPTLHEGPVTDAEVIVEAVVERIDIKHTVLKHLEQITMGKAVLTSNTSTLPISKLANALERPENFCGMHFFNPVHMMPMVEVIRGEKTSDETIAKVVAYARKIGKTPIVVGDCPGFYVNRLLVPYFLAFNSLLVEGVEMASIDKAMEKGFGWPMGPAYLADVIGMDTCVHVMDTMSNGYPDRMALPEVDAFTLMNDAERFGQKNSKGFYCYEKDRRGRLKKKACETSVNMLVDVCAPAKEMTADTIVERMMLPMLFEAVRALDDGIIACVEDGDMAMVYGAGFPPFRGGLFRYMDNLGLAEVVRLSDQYRHLGKLYDAPASLRAMAAKGQSYYS, encoded by the coding sequence ATGTTGTTTAAAGGTCAGTACTTCAACATTTTAACTATCGAGCCCGGTATTGCCGAGCTGGTGTTCGATACTGCCGGGAAGCCTAATATTCTGTCCCAGCAGTCTGTTCAGGAACTGGGTGAAGCCGTTAGCGTGCTGAAACAGCACCAGGATTTGAAGGGGCTTTTGATCCGTTCCGGGAAAAAAGATTTTTGTCTCGGCGCAGACATTACTGAATTTACCCAGTTGTTCCGCAATGGCGATGAAGCTGAATTAAAAGACAAACTGCAATTTGCTCATTCAGTAATGAATGCCATAGAAGATCTGCCTGTACCGGTGGTTGCTGCGGTCGCCGGCAATGCTCTGGGTGGTGGTTGCGAGCTGGCGTTGGCAGCGGATTTCCGGATTGTCGCCACATCTGCCAGCCTGGGCTTGCCAGAAGTCAGGCTGGGCATTATTCCCGGCTGGGGCGGAACCGTGCGTCTGCCAAGAATTGTGGGCGTGGAAAAAGCCATTGAGCTGATCACCGGCAGCAAGACTGTTAAAGCGACAGATGCCTTGCATTTTGGCATGGTGGACGGTGTTGTTGATGACGACAACCTGCAAGCTTCTGCCCTGGCGACCCTGAAGCGAGCCATTGCCGGCGAGCTGGACTGGCAGAAACGAAAAGAAGAATGCCGTTCCCCAATGAACCTGAGTGAACCGGAGCGCACCCTGGCTATTGCCACTGCTTCCGGTCTGGTCAGCAAGGCGGCGGGCAAGTTTTATGTTGCTCCCATGGCGGCTCTGAACAACATCGCCAAAAACATTACTCAGGAACGCGATCAGGCGCTGTCGTTTGAGCGGGAAGCCTTTACTCACTGCGCTCAGACCGAAGTGGCACAGTGTCTGATTGGCATCTATCTGGCGGATACCGCTGTTAAAGCCAGAGGCCGCCAACAGGCCGGAGAACACAAAGGCCCTGAGACCGCTGCCATTATTGGCGCTGGCATTATGGGTGGTGGTATCGCTTATCAGTCCGCCAGCAAAGGCGTGCGGGTGACCATGAAGGACATCAACCAGTCCGCCCTGGATCTGGGAATGTCTGAAGTGTCCGGGCTGCTGCTGAAACGACTCAGCAAAAAACGCATCAAGCCGGAACAGATGGTTGAAGTGCTGAACCGTATTGTCCCAACCCTGCACGAGGGGCCGGTAACGGATGCGGAGGTGATTGTCGAGGCTGTGGTAGAACGGATCGATATTAAACATACGGTTCTGAAACACCTGGAACAGATCACCATGGGCAAGGCGGTACTGACTTCCAATACCTCTACTCTGCCTATCTCCAAACTGGCCAATGCCCTGGAACGCCCCGAAAACTTCTGTGGCATGCACTTCTTTAACCCGGTGCATATGATGCCCATGGTGGAAGTGATCCGTGGTGAAAAAACCAGCGATGAGACCATTGCCAAAGTGGTGGCTTATGCCCGGAAAATTGGCAAAACGCCTATCGTCGTCGGTGACTGCCCCGGATTCTACGTCAACCGTCTGCTAGTGCCTTACTTCCTGGCGTTCAATAGCCTGCTGGTGGAAGGTGTGGAGATGGCCAGCATTGACAAGGCTATGGAAAAAGGCTTTGGCTGGCCTATGGGTCCTGCTTACCTGGCGGATGTGATTGGTATGGACACCTGTGTTCATGTCATGGATACCATGAGCAATGGCTACCCGGATCGTATGGCGTTGCCAGAAGTGGACGCCTTCACCCTGATGAACGACGCTGAACGTTTTGGTCAGAAAAACAGCAAGGGCTTTTACTGCTACGAAAAAGACCGTCGTGGTCGTCTGAAGAAAAAAGCCTGTGAAACGTCTGTCAATATGCTGGTTGATGTCTGCGCCCCTGCCAAAGAGATGACCGCCGACACCATTGTTGAACGGATGATGTTGCCCATGCTGTTCGAGGCGGTTCGGGCGCTGGATGATGGCATTATCGCCTGTGTTGAAGATGGCGATATGGCGATGGTGTACGGCGCTGGTTTCCCACCGTTCCGGGGTGGCCTGTTCCGTTATATGGATAACCTGGGCCTGGCCGAAGTGGTCAGATTGTCTGACCAGTATCGTCATCTGGGCAAGCTGTACGACGCACCGGCGTCGCTGCGGGCTATGGCGGCTAAAGGCCAGAGCTACTACTCATAA
- a CDS encoding HNH endonuclease has translation MRDQEFVSVLNSFGGSSFSTFEFAKEYSSQYPDSWGEIIEKYNEGGKGSGTHFSAYSRIAHFLNKRFHNEELEKLDYRKAPEGWGSPVIRYWSESKQKYDDPWFSEEVDDADIVTEGAKMQVTVNIYERSRAARTRCIEKWGVKCCVCEFDFEAVYGSAGAGFIHVHHITPISEIREEYVLDPAKDLRPVCPNCHAMIHRKKPALTLKDLKAIMQ, from the coding sequence ATGAGAGATCAAGAGTTTGTATCAGTTTTAAACTCATTTGGCGGGAGTTCATTTTCAACTTTCGAGTTTGCAAAAGAATACAGCTCCCAATATCCAGATAGCTGGGGTGAAATCATTGAGAAATATAATGAAGGCGGTAAGGGGTCAGGAACCCATTTCAGTGCGTACAGTCGGATTGCCCACTTCCTGAACAAACGATTCCATAATGAAGAGCTGGAAAAGCTTGACTACCGTAAAGCACCAGAAGGCTGGGGAAGTCCGGTTATTCGATACTGGAGTGAAAGCAAGCAAAAATATGACGACCCTTGGTTTTCTGAAGAAGTAGATGACGCTGATATAGTTACTGAAGGTGCAAAAATGCAAGTTACAGTCAATATCTACGAAAGAAGTCGCGCGGCAAGAACAAGATGCATTGAGAAATGGGGGGTAAAGTGCTGCGTGTGCGAATTTGACTTTGAAGCTGTTTACGGCAGTGCTGGTGCAGGCTTCATTCATGTTCATCACATTACACCTATCTCAGAGATCAGGGAAGAGTATGTGCTTGATCCAGCCAAAGACCTGAGACCGGTCTGCCCAAACTGCCACGCAATGATTCATAGAAAAAAGCCTGCTCTGACACTAAAAGACCTTAAAGCCATTATGCAATAA
- a CDS encoding acetyl-CoA hydrolase/transferase family protein, with protein MTMTPFDTAKWQTNFDKKWRTLDDAANVIQSGDRVWIGGANCVATPVLQKLCLRKEELKDVELFGGLLMFPFDFLKPDFKGHIHYTAIFAGPLERKLSGPGSNISINSLNFSQFNNFLTDTMKPNVLLLEVSRPNEQGLMSLGQTGALMDSIAVEMADTIIAVVNEEIPFLPGSERCFLHVDQATMIVECNHELPYAPQATPSELEDRIASHILPHINDGDVIQVGFGGISDAVAYKLDSKKNLKIHSEIMADSMLYLVEQGSIDPESTITYSLAVGSRKVLDFLNGNEKTRVMPLVEVVDPATVGAYDNFVSINGALMADLTGQIASEGVGLKQISCTGGQLDFVRGAGLSEGGRSFLALSSSFEGKNGLESRIRLTLPEGTPVTTPRSDVMYIVTEYGVADIRNKPIKDRVKAMIAIAHPDFREELTTRARDAGLMD; from the coding sequence ATGACCATGACCCCATTCGATACTGCTAAGTGGCAAACGAACTTCGATAAAAAATGGCGCACCCTGGACGACGCCGCCAATGTTATTCAGTCCGGCGACCGGGTCTGGATTGGCGGTGCGAACTGCGTGGCTACTCCGGTGCTTCAGAAGCTCTGCCTGCGTAAAGAAGAACTGAAGGATGTGGAGCTGTTTGGCGGCCTGTTGATGTTCCCCTTTGATTTCCTGAAGCCGGACTTCAAAGGTCATATCCATTACACCGCTATCTTTGCCGGACCTCTGGAAAGAAAACTGTCAGGTCCCGGCAGTAATATCAGTATCAATTCACTGAACTTCTCCCAGTTCAATAATTTCCTGACCGATACCATGAAGCCCAATGTGCTGCTGCTTGAGGTATCCCGCCCTAATGAACAGGGCCTGATGAGCCTTGGACAGACCGGGGCGCTGATGGACAGCATAGCGGTTGAAATGGCTGATACCATTATTGCGGTGGTGAATGAGGAAATTCCCTTCCTGCCCGGCAGTGAACGCTGCTTCCTGCATGTGGATCAGGCGACCATGATCGTCGAGTGCAACCATGAGCTGCCTTATGCACCACAGGCCACCCCTTCGGAACTGGAAGATCGCATTGCCAGCCATATTCTGCCGCATATTAATGATGGCGATGTGATTCAGGTGGGCTTTGGCGGTATCTCTGACGCTGTCGCCTATAAGCTGGACAGCAAGAAAAACCTGAAAATCCACTCTGAAATCATGGCCGACTCAATGCTCTACCTGGTAGAGCAGGGTTCCATTGATCCGGAATCCACCATTACCTACTCCCTGGCTGTCGGTAGCCGCAAGGTGCTGGACTTCCTGAATGGCAATGAAAAAACCAGAGTCATGCCATTGGTTGAGGTGGTTGATCCCGCCACTGTGGGGGCCTACGACAACTTTGTATCGATTAACGGTGCGCTGATGGCAGACCTCACCGGGCAGATCGCCTCGGAAGGTGTGGGTCTGAAACAGATCTCCTGCACCGGTGGTCAACTGGATTTTGTTCGGGGAGCCGGACTGTCTGAAGGTGGTCGCTCCTTCCTGGCGCTGTCTTCCTCCTTCGAAGGCAAAAATGGGCTGGAATCACGGATCAGACTGACCCTGCCAGAGGGAACGCCTGTCACCACGCCTCGCAGTGACGTTATGTACATCGTCACCGAATATGGCGTTGCCGACATCCGCAACAAGCCGATCAAAGATCGGGTTAAGGCCATGATTGCCATTGCTCACCCGGACTTCCGCGAAGAACTTACCACCCGGGCCAGAGATGCCGGGCTGATGGATTGA
- the fadA gene encoding acetyl-CoA C-acyltransferase FadA: MNDAVIVDAVRTPMGRSKNGVFRHVRAEDLSVALVRALLERNPALDPADIEDVVWGCVQQTKEQAINIAKMIALQAKLPENVTGYTVNRLCGSSMQALHDAARSIQCGDGDVYLVGGVEHMGHVPMTHGLDLHPNMGKHTAQASAMMGLTAEMLGAHHKISREAQDAFSVESHRRAHEAAVEGRYDSEIIPVPGHDEQGQPILVKQDEVVRPELSMDDLAKLRPAFNPAGGTITAGSSSALSDGASALLVMSRKKAEALGLKPRARILSMASAGVPAAMMGIGPVPATEKALARADLTLGDIDKFELNEAFAAQSLSCVKVLELEERTADINVNGGAIALGHPLGCSGSRIVGSLINVLEQTDGRYGLATMCIGMGQGIATVIERY; the protein is encoded by the coding sequence ATGAACGATGCAGTAATTGTTGATGCGGTTCGCACCCCTATGGGTCGTTCCAAAAACGGTGTATTTCGCCATGTCCGTGCTGAAGATCTGTCAGTAGCACTGGTCAGGGCATTGCTGGAGCGCAATCCGGCTCTTGACCCGGCAGATATAGAAGATGTAGTCTGGGGCTGTGTGCAGCAGACGAAAGAGCAGGCCATTAACATTGCCAAAATGATCGCACTGCAGGCGAAGCTGCCAGAAAACGTCACTGGTTATACGGTTAACCGGCTGTGCGGTTCCTCCATGCAGGCATTGCACGACGCTGCCCGCTCTATCCAGTGTGGTGATGGTGACGTCTATCTGGTGGGCGGCGTTGAGCATATGGGCCATGTGCCCATGACCCACGGTCTGGATCTGCACCCGAATATGGGCAAGCATACCGCCCAGGCTTCTGCCATGATGGGACTGACTGCCGAAATGCTGGGGGCTCACCACAAGATCAGCCGTGAAGCTCAGGATGCTTTTTCTGTTGAATCCCACCGTCGTGCCCATGAGGCCGCAGTGGAAGGGCGTTACGACAGCGAAATCATTCCCGTTCCCGGTCATGATGAGCAAGGCCAGCCGATTCTTGTGAAGCAGGATGAAGTCGTTCGTCCGGAGCTTTCTATGGATGACCTGGCTAAGCTGCGCCCTGCCTTTAACCCGGCAGGAGGCACCATCACTGCTGGCAGTTCATCAGCCCTGTCCGACGGTGCCAGCGCCCTGCTGGTGATGTCCCGGAAAAAGGCTGAGGCTCTGGGGTTAAAGCCCCGTGCCAGAATTCTCAGCATGGCCAGTGCCGGTGTACCTGCGGCGATGATGGGGATTGGCCCCGTACCAGCCACTGAAAAGGCACTGGCTCGTGCGGATCTGACTCTGGGTGATATCGACAAGTTCGAACTGAACGAAGCCTTTGCCGCCCAATCCCTGTCCTGCGTAAAAGTGCTGGAGCTGGAGGAGCGTACTGCGGATATTAACGTCAATGGTGGTGCGATTGCCCTGGGTCATCCCCTGGGATGTTCTGGTTCAAGGATTGTTGGCAGCCTGATTAATGTGCTGGAACAAACCGATGGTCGTTATGGTCTGGCGACCATGTGCATTGGTATGGGACAGGGCATCGCTACGGTGATTGAGCGTTATTAA
- the hrpB gene encoding ATP-dependent helicase HrpB, with protein sequence MAALPNHLPVSQILPQLRQELNDDKCVLLQAPPGAGKTTLVPLDLLQADFLNGQKILLLEPRRLAARSVARRMAGLLGEEVGVTVGWRMQLDTRVSAKTRIEVVTEGVLTRMLQSDPSLEGVGLVIFDEFHERSLQADLGLALALQCQEGYREEDNPLKILVMSATLATEEIAGFLNCPVIKSEGKSYPVTCYYRERSLARGVAIRDKRELISQCASTIQTALSRHDGSVLVFLPGVGEIRQVAQALESGSLSDALFKKVTIHQLYGDLDKQAQDRAIQPAPEGLRKIVLTTAIAESSLTIEGVHIVVDAGLTRTARFNPRTGMSSLDTIRVSRASAEQRAGRAGRLAPGHCYRLWTETEQQQLMAHSAPEIVNADLSALTLELLAWGVSDPNELEWLTPVPAPAFARAMDLLEQLGAVRKNEDQPGITRHGQRMAELGLHPRLAHMVLMAKKYDTEWLAAQLCVLLSERDPLAGVRDAGSDINLRLSLLEGQAIPGMTVSRSQINHYKQLSRQWQKRLGLAAHRKDYQTDDIALLLACAYPDRVAQRRSQNGRYLMSSGQGVTFRDAEPLSAEDYLVIPSLGGHSHQREALIYLACPVTTTVIERLFHEQIDTIDDIRWDKKEKAVIANRVDKFKAITLSSKAIENLNPDIKTKGLMSGIREMGLSVLPWDKASEGFRHRIQCLYRIDDSWPDFSDQALLNTLEEWLAPFLAGMSRLEHLKQLNMTQCLQAATDWSRLQELDKQAPEKLEVPSGSQIRIDYSNPQEPILAVKLQELFGLSKTPELAYGKVPLTIELLSPARRPVQKTQDLESFWNNTYQEVKKELKGRYSKHWWPDSPWVAVPTSKCKPKK encoded by the coding sequence ATGGCCGCACTTCCAAACCACCTGCCTGTTTCTCAAATCCTCCCACAGCTTCGTCAGGAATTGAACGACGATAAATGTGTTTTACTTCAGGCTCCACCCGGGGCGGGTAAAACAACGCTTGTACCACTTGACTTACTGCAAGCGGATTTCTTAAACGGCCAGAAAATTCTCTTACTTGAACCACGTCGTCTGGCAGCCCGTTCCGTGGCTCGCCGCATGGCCGGGCTACTGGGAGAAGAAGTGGGTGTGACGGTTGGCTGGCGCATGCAACTGGATACCCGGGTGAGTGCAAAAACTCGTATCGAAGTCGTCACGGAAGGCGTACTGACCCGCATGCTGCAATCTGACCCTTCACTGGAAGGCGTTGGTCTGGTTATTTTCGACGAATTCCATGAGCGAAGTTTACAGGCTGACCTGGGGCTGGCACTGGCTCTGCAATGTCAGGAGGGTTATAGGGAAGAAGATAACCCTCTTAAAATTCTGGTGATGTCCGCCACGCTGGCGACGGAAGAAATAGCAGGTTTCCTGAACTGTCCAGTGATCAAAAGCGAGGGAAAAAGCTACCCTGTCACCTGTTATTACCGGGAGCGTTCTCTTGCCAGAGGAGTCGCCATAAGGGACAAACGGGAGCTGATCAGCCAGTGCGCCTCTACGATTCAGACAGCTCTGAGCAGGCATGATGGCAGTGTGCTGGTATTCCTTCCGGGTGTCGGTGAAATACGACAGGTTGCTCAGGCTTTGGAAAGTGGCTCTCTATCTGACGCTCTGTTTAAAAAGGTCACGATCCATCAGCTGTATGGTGATCTTGATAAACAGGCTCAGGATCGGGCCATCCAACCTGCTCCTGAGGGTCTGCGCAAGATTGTGCTAACCACTGCCATTGCCGAATCAAGCCTGACCATCGAAGGTGTTCACATTGTTGTCGATGCCGGTTTGACACGAACTGCCCGTTTTAACCCACGCACAGGAATGTCCAGCCTGGATACTATACGAGTTTCAAGAGCCAGTGCTGAACAACGGGCAGGCCGTGCCGGACGTCTGGCACCCGGTCATTGCTACCGGTTATGGACTGAGACAGAACAACAGCAATTAATGGCACATTCTGCACCGGAAATAGTTAACGCTGACCTTTCCGCCCTGACTCTGGAACTACTGGCCTGGGGAGTCAGCGACCCGAATGAGCTGGAATGGCTGACACCGGTACCAGCACCCGCTTTTGCCCGGGCAATGGACTTGCTGGAACAGCTTGGTGCAGTCCGTAAAAATGAAGATCAGCCTGGAATTACCCGCCATGGTCAGAGAATGGCAGAGCTTGGCCTGCATCCACGTCTTGCACACATGGTGTTGATGGCTAAAAAGTACGACACTGAATGGCTGGCGGCACAACTCTGCGTTCTATTAAGTGAACGGGACCCGTTAGCCGGAGTCCGGGATGCCGGAAGTGATATCAATCTTCGCCTCTCATTACTGGAAGGACAGGCTATTCCTGGAATGACTGTTTCACGCTCACAAATCAACCATTACAAACAGTTGAGCCGCCAGTGGCAGAAACGTCTTGGTCTTGCTGCACATCGCAAGGATTATCAAACCGACGACATTGCTCTTTTGCTGGCCTGCGCCTATCCGGATCGTGTTGCCCAACGCCGCTCTCAGAATGGACGTTATTTAATGAGCAGTGGTCAGGGCGTCACCTTTCGGGATGCAGAGCCTCTCTCGGCAGAGGACTATCTGGTCATTCCTTCCCTGGGTGGGCACAGCCATCAGCGTGAAGCCTTAATCTATCTGGCCTGCCCTGTAACGACAACGGTTATAGAAAGACTGTTTCATGAGCAGATTGATACGATTGATGACATTCGCTGGGATAAAAAAGAGAAGGCCGTGATCGCCAACCGGGTGGATAAATTCAAAGCCATAACCCTCAGCAGTAAAGCCATCGAAAACTTAAATCCTGACATTAAAACCAAAGGATTAATGTCGGGTATTCGGGAAATGGGGCTTTCCGTTTTACCCTGGGATAAAGCCAGCGAGGGCTTCCGACACCGCATACAATGCCTGTACAGGATAGACGACAGCTGGCCAGATTTCAGCGATCAGGCATTACTTAACACACTGGAAGAATGGCTGGCACCCTTTCTTGCTGGAATGTCGAGACTGGAGCATTTGAAGCAGCTGAATATGACACAATGCCTTCAGGCAGCAACCGACTGGTCACGCTTGCAGGAACTGGACAAACAAGCCCCCGAAAAGCTGGAAGTACCAAGCGGTTCACAAATCCGTATTGATTACAGCAATCCGCAGGAACCGATTCTCGCTGTGAAATTACAGGAACTGTTTGGCTTGTCTAAAACACCTGAGCTGGCGTATGGCAAAGTGCCGCTGACCATTGAGCTGCTTTCACCTGCCCGACGTCCTGTGCAAAAAACACAAGACCTCGAAAGCTTCTGGAACAATACCTACCAGGAGGTAAAAAAAGAATTAAAAGGGCGGTATTCTAAACACTGGTGGCCAGATAGCCCTTGGGTTGCCGTGCCAACCTCCAAGTGCAAGCCTAAGAAATAG